One genomic region from Nymphalis io chromosome 18, ilAglIoxx1.1, whole genome shotgun sequence encodes:
- the LOC126775536 gene encoding apyrase-like, whose protein sequence is MHSIVFKILQFHFIFGVVLTFALPFEGLYELDIIHYNDFHARFEETSVDTPTCRYNNYSCLGGFPRLYTKIEMMRKLKPDAILLNAGDSFQGTYWYTLLKWNVTQEFMNLLPHDAHAIGNHEFDDGPQGLAPYLRALKAPVIAANMDTSKEPVLQGLYKPHVIIERKKRKIGIIGLITTDTKILSTTGNVEFTDPREAVKREAKALNDMGVDIIIVLSHCGLDVDKELARDYGEYIDIIVGGHSHSLLWNGAAPSGEEVAGPYPVFVETSANKKHTVLIVQASAFTKYVGGLIVHFDFRGDYVDWSGSTIFLDRSVPEDEAIKARLAPYAEMVHQAEQEIIGESKTTLYFEKCVFGECALGDLLVDSLTEFGKTLRSDINYISFIQRGNIKSTIPSGNITKGVIFELLPFNDRIQSFELQGKDVLLALERSVSEPWEMTPFKGPYVLQLSGLRVTYNVSKPEGQRVTSVTVGHEKSDVPLDPEAFYHLIVPAYLADGGDEFMMFKNGKRNVEVVGRDQKIIENYIKKHTPINVTKDNRIVINK, encoded by the exons ATGCATTcgatagtatttaaaatattgcagtttcattttatattcggCGTTGTTTTAACATTCGCTTTGCCCTTCGAAGGATTGTACGAACTTGACATAATTCATTACAACGATTTTCATGCAag GTTTGAAGAAACATCAGTGGATACGCCGACATGTCGGTACAACAATTACTCCTGCCTTGGTGGATTTCCTCGTCTGTATACAAAAATTGAGATGATGAGGAAATTGAAACCAGATGCAATACTCCTAAACGCTGGTGATAGTTTTCAAGGAACTTATTGGTATACCCTCTTGAAGTGGAATGTCACACAGGAGTTCATGAATTTGCTGCCGCATGATGCTCAT GCAATTGGCAACCACGAGTTTGATGATGGACCCCAAGGCTTGGCTCCATATCTCAGGGCTCTGAAAGCGCCGGTTATAGCAGCTAACATGGATACCAGCAAAGAACCAGTCTTACAAGGCCTCTACAAACCACACGTAATTATTGAACGTAAGAAGAGGAAAATAGGCATCATAGGTCTTATAACAACAGACACAAAG ATATTATCTACGACGGGTAACGTGGAGTTCACCGATCCACGTGAGGCTGTGAAACGGGAAGCTAAAGCGCTTAACGACATGGGAgttgatataataattgttctCTCGCATTGCGGCCTTGACGTAGATAA AGAACTCGCCCGTGATTATGgcgaatatatagatataatagtaGGCGGACATAGTCACTCTTTGTTATGGAACGGTGCAGCGCCGAGCGGTGAAGAGGTGGCAGGACCGTATCCTGTCTTCGTTGAGACGAGCGCTAACAAAAAACATACG gtGTTGATAGTTCAAGCTTCAGCTTTTACCAAGTATGTGGGAGGCCTGATTGTTCATTTCGATTTTCGCGGTGACTACGTGGACTGGAGTGGGAGTACCATATTTCTGGATCGATCTGTACCCGAAg ACGAAGCCATTAAAGCCCGCCTGGCACCGTACGCGGAGATGGTCCACCAAGCGGAGCAAGAAATCATCGGAGAGAGtaaaactacattatattttgaaaagtgtGTCTTCGGGGAGTGCGCTCTCGGCGATCTTTTGGTTGATTCTTTAACTGaattt GGAAAGACGCTACGATCTGATATCAATTACATATCGTTTATTCAACGCGGTAATATCAAGTCTACTATTCCGAGTGGAA ACATAACCAAAGGAGTAATATTCGAACTGTTGCCGTTCAACGATCGCATACAATCATTCGAATTACAAGGCAAAGACGTGTTGCTTGCCCTCGAACGAAGTGTTTCCGAGCCCTGGGAGATGACACCATTCAAGGGACCTTATGTTTTGCAGCTGTCAG GTTTACGAGTGACATACAATGTGTCTAAGCCAGAAGGGCAAAGAGTGACCTCAGTGACCGTCGGCCACGAGAAGTCTGATGTGCCATTAGATCCTGAAGCTTTTTACCACCTGATCGTACCAGCTTATTTAGCTGATGGTGGTGATGAATTTATG atgtttaaaaatggaaaaaggAACGTTGAAGTAGTCGGACGTGATcagaaaattattgaaaattatatcaaGAAACACACTCCAATAAATGTGACAAAAGATAACagaatagtaattaataaataa